One segment of Thermoanaerobacter kivui DNA contains the following:
- a CDS encoding GerAB/ArcD/ProY family transporter, with amino-acid sequence MIKNNDKISANQVCILLFTTMVGAGILSLPADVSKEAGPNGLIAILAGGFISLFFARMILYISSSFATETFVEYTAKLITKPISVIVSITLTIYFMIFVSLDARIFGEVLKIYLLPSTPIEIIILTMLFTSAYLVRYGLEPIARMSEILFPIIVIPLMLLFLPALTDVDVSNFLPIMRIPFCKFLKGILLTTYSFVGFEILYMLFPYVFDSNKLRKSVNVAMISTMLFYMYITFFVIGIFGYKETKEQLWPFLTLIKSLNFPVFFIENVDGIVMGIWTFTIFTSIYSFHYFAVLTISKIVKSREHSYFVLPLIPIMYSMALIPDSIVTVYKYAGYVSQYMSIFFIAILPVVLFIILKLKKAGAKDEEKT; translated from the coding sequence ATGATAAAAAACAATGACAAAATTTCTGCCAATCAAGTTTGTATTCTACTTTTTACTACAATGGTAGGAGCAGGAATACTCAGCCTTCCCGCTGATGTGTCAAAAGAAGCGGGACCTAATGGTCTTATAGCCATATTAGCGGGAGGCTTTATTTCCCTTTTTTTTGCAAGAATGATATTATATATCTCTTCTTCTTTTGCTACAGAAACATTTGTAGAGTATACAGCGAAACTTATTACAAAACCTATTTCAGTTATTGTAAGTATTACACTTACAATTTATTTTATGATATTTGTAAGCCTTGATGCGAGAATTTTTGGCGAAGTTTTAAAGATATACCTTTTGCCAAGTACGCCCATTGAGATTATAATCCTTACTATGCTTTTTACTTCGGCTTATCTTGTGAGATATGGCCTTGAGCCGATTGCAAGGATGTCTGAAATTTTATTTCCAATAATAGTAATACCACTTATGTTACTTTTTTTGCCAGCTTTGACGGATGTGGATGTAAGTAATTTTCTTCCTATTATGAGAATTCCTTTTTGTAAGTTTCTAAAAGGCATACTTTTAACTACTTATAGCTTTGTAGGGTTTGAGATACTTTATATGCTTTTTCCATATGTTTTTGACTCTAATAAGCTTAGAAAAAGCGTAAATGTGGCGATGATATCCACTATGTTATTTTACATGTACATAACTTTTTTTGTAATTGGCATATTTGGATACAAAGAGACAAAAGAGCAGCTTTGGCCTTTTTTGACACTTATTAAGTCGCTTAATTTTCCTGTTTTTTTCATTGAAAATGTAGATGGAATTGTGATGGGGATATGGACATTTACAATATTTACTTCTATTTACTCTTTTCATTATTTTGCTGTTTTAACGATTTCAAAAATTGTGAAAAGCAGAGAACATTCCTATTTTGTATTACCTCTGATTCCTATCATGTATTCGATGGCGTTGATACCCGATTCGATTGTGACTGTATACAAATATGCCGGTTATGTTTCGCAGTATATGTCCATATTTTTTATAGCTATTTTGCCAGTTGTGCTGTTTATTATTTTAAAGCTTAAAAAGGCAGGTGCTAAGGATGAAGAAAAAACTTGA
- a CDS encoding spore germination protein — translation MGFLDKIFGKKNNSSKKEGIPATSSLKYNLDYIKNKLKDCDDVIYRDIWVGENQQYNLAIVFIDGLVDKDLINDHVLHSLLLDSRQADPSIEKIKRNLYEVIKKGTITGGDIKEITDLDKCILSILSGDTALLFDGSHEIVIISSKGWQMRSISPPEAETVVRGPREGFTETIRVNTALVRRWIRDPNLKIKQMQIGERTHTDVAVLYIEDIVDRNVLDKVMERLKNIKIDGVFESGYIEQLIEEDWHSPFPQVLNTERPDKVAASLLEGRVAILTDNTPFALIIPTTLATLFQSPEDYYERWMISSLLRILRFLAAIVALISPAVYIAFTAYHPGLIPTKLTLYIAATRQGVPFPAFFEALVMEATFELLREAGVRLPVPIGQTIGIVGGLIIGQAAVQAGIVSPLMVIVVAVTAVASFAIPSYSAAIAFRMLRFIFILFAAVFGLYGIMLGFMVLLTHLVVLKSFGVPYLSPFVEIDMSDLADTLIKAPVMYFKNRPEILDTPDKRKMKDLREEKIESIEDDRRDRNDKKQ, via the coding sequence ATGGGATTTTTAGATAAAATATTTGGCAAAAAAAATAATAGCAGCAAAAAAGAAGGTATTCCTGCTACAAGTAGCCTAAAGTATAATTTAGATTACATAAAAAACAAATTGAAAGACTGTGATGATGTAATATATAGAGATATTTGGGTGGGAGAAAACCAGCAGTATAACCTTGCAATTGTATTTATAGACGGGCTTGTGGATAAAGACCTCATAAATGACCATGTACTCCACTCTTTGCTTTTGGATTCAAGACAAGCAGACCCTTCTATTGAAAAGATAAAGAGAAATTTGTATGAGGTCATAAAGAAAGGGACTATAACAGGAGGAGACATAAAAGAGATAACAGATTTAGACAAGTGTATTTTGTCAATTTTGAGTGGAGACACTGCTTTGCTTTTTGATGGTTCTCATGAAATAGTCATCATTTCTAGTAAAGGATGGCAGATGAGGTCAATTTCACCTCCCGAGGCAGAGACGGTTGTAAGAGGACCGAGAGAAGGGTTTACAGAGACAATAAGGGTTAACACTGCTCTTGTAAGGAGATGGATTAGAGATCCCAACTTAAAAATAAAGCAGATGCAGATTGGAGAAAGGACTCATACAGATGTAGCAGTGCTTTACATAGAAGATATTGTTGATAGAAATGTGTTGGATAAAGTGATGGAGAGGCTGAAAAATATAAAAATAGATGGGGTTTTTGAAAGCGGATACATAGAACAATTGATTGAAGAGGATTGGCATTCTCCTTTTCCTCAAGTTTTAAATACAGAAAGGCCTGACAAAGTTGCAGCTTCTCTTTTGGAGGGAAGAGTGGCAATTTTAACGGATAATACCCCTTTTGCACTCATTATTCCCACAACACTTGCTACTTTGTTTCAATCGCCAGAGGATTATTATGAAAGATGGATGATATCTTCGCTTTTAAGAATTTTAAGATTTCTTGCAGCGATTGTAGCTTTAATATCACCTGCAGTTTACATAGCTTTTACAGCTTATCATCCAGGGCTTATACCTACGAAGTTGACTCTTTATATCGCTGCAACTCGGCAAGGTGTTCCTTTTCCTGCTTTTTTTGAAGCTTTGGTAATGGAAGCAACCTTTGAACTTTTAAGAGAAGCAGGTGTTAGGCTTCCTGTACCTATAGGACAGACCATTGGCATTGTCGGTGGTCTTATCATAGGTCAAGCTGCTGTACAAGCAGGTATTGTAAGTCCTCTCATGGTAATAGTAGTAGCTGTTACAGCTGTAGCTTCTTTTGCAATACCCAGTTACAGCGCTGCCATTGCTTTTAGGATGCTTAGGTTTATATTTATACTTTTTGCTGCTGTCTTTGGCTTATATGGCATAATGCTTGGGTTTATGGTACTTCTCACTCATCTTGTGGTCTTAAAAAGCTTTGGAGTTCCATATCTTTCACCTTTTGTGGAAATAGATATGAGTGACCTTGCGGATACGTTGATAAAAGCTCCTGTAATGTATTTCAAAAACAGACCTGAAATTTTAGATACCCCTGATAAAAGGAAGATGAAAGATTTGCGAGAAGAAAAAATAGAAAGCATAGAAGATGATAGGAGAGACAGGAATGATAAAAAACAATGA
- a CDS encoding CLC_0170 family protein codes for MFKLLHFIRQYFTVYMFFTVFIVGFYEAFVEPKFLDKKGLDRDSRLCRWIGIIYIVIGVIAIIVITFFTM; via the coding sequence ATGTTTAAACTGCTGCACTTTATAAGGCAGTATTTTACTGTTTATATGTTTTTTACAGTATTCATCGTAGGTTTTTATGAAGCATTTGTTGAGCCTAAATTTTTAGATAAAAAAGGTTTGGATAGGGATTCGAGATTGTGCAGATGGATAGGGATAATATACATAGTTATTGGGGTTATCGCAATTATAGTAATAACTTTTTTCACAATGTGA
- a CDS encoding nucleotidyltransferase family protein: MNAIILAGSSKEDKLPDKAFVEINGKYMISYVIEALRGCDKIDKIAVVGDADKLKEKNIQGIDMIIEQSDNIMDNVLKGVQPFKNDRRVLILSCDIPMLTKEAVCDFIEKAEATGADLCYPIVRKEDNERKFPDAKRTYARIKEGTFTGGNIFYVNPAIIDRLIKSARQFIAYRKKPWKLGKLLGGKILFLFIIGRLSIPHIEKKVEELFNIKGKAIISPYPEIGNDVDKKEDVIMASKYLKDK, from the coding sequence GTGAATGCCATTATTCTGGCCGGCAGCAGCAAAGAAGACAAACTGCCTGACAAAGCTTTTGTTGAAATAAATGGCAAATATATGATTTCTTATGTCATAGAGGCTTTAAGAGGGTGTGACAAGATAGACAAAATAGCAGTGGTTGGGGATGCTGATAAGCTCAAAGAAAAAAATATACAAGGAATAGACATGATTATAGAACAATCTGATAACATAATGGACAATGTTTTAAAAGGTGTGCAACCTTTTAAAAATGACAGAAGAGTTTTAATACTTTCCTGCGATATTCCAATGCTGACAAAAGAGGCAGTTTGTGATTTTATCGAGAAGGCTGAAGCGACAGGAGCTGACCTTTGTTATCCCATTGTGCGAAAAGAGGACAATGAAAGGAAATTTCCAGATGCTAAAAGGACTTATGCCAGAATTAAAGAAGGGACTTTTACAGGAGGCAATATATTTTATGTAAATCCTGCTATTATTGATAGGTTAATAAAAAGTGCTAGGCAGTTTATAGCTTACAGAAAAAAGCCGTGGAAATTGGGAAAACTTCTCGGTGGAAAGATACTTTTTTTGTTTATAATAGGTCGACTTTCCATTCCTCATATTGAGAAAAAAGTGGAAGAGCTTTTTAATATAAAAGGAAAAGCTATTATATCACCGTATCCTGAAATAGGAAATGATGTAGACAAAAAAGAAGACGTGATAATGGCAAGTAAATACTTGAAGGATAAATAG
- the ispE gene encoding 4-(cytidine 5'-diphospho)-2-C-methyl-D-erythritol kinase, with product MEKLNVKAYAKINLSLDILGKRKDGYHEIYTIMQSIDLCDILEFERNEEIKLICDDEKVPKGEDNLIIKAVKILKERYEKEGVLIRLNKKIPLAAGLAGGSADAAATIVALNKLWDLSLSEEEQKEIALKLGADVSFCLEGGTKIARGVGEILEDLKTPQLDLLIIKPDIEVSTKEIYQEWDKLNIKSQNCTAAAIQAVNKGNLYEIAKSIGNDLEIVTSSKFKVVQKIKSELLKKGALGCAMTGSGPTVYGIFDDPKKLEKAYVDLKENYGFVAFAKTIGKGLEFYD from the coding sequence ATGGAAAAACTCAATGTAAAAGCCTATGCTAAAATTAATCTTTCACTTGATATCTTGGGAAAGAGAAAAGATGGATATCACGAGATTTACACGATAATGCAGTCAATTGATTTATGCGATATCCTGGAGTTTGAAAGAAATGAAGAAATCAAATTGATTTGTGATGATGAAAAAGTGCCTAAAGGAGAAGATAATCTCATAATAAAGGCTGTAAAAATTTTAAAAGAGAGGTATGAAAAAGAGGGTGTTTTGATTAGACTAAATAAAAAAATACCTTTGGCTGCTGGCCTGGCAGGTGGAAGTGCGGATGCTGCTGCTACTATTGTCGCTTTAAATAAGTTGTGGGATTTGAGTTTATCAGAAGAGGAACAAAAGGAAATTGCCTTGAAATTAGGAGCAGACGTGTCTTTTTGTCTTGAAGGTGGGACAAAAATTGCAAGAGGAGTAGGAGAAATTCTAGAGGATTTGAAAACTCCTCAGTTGGATTTGCTCATTATTAAACCTGATATAGAAGTTTCTACAAAAGAGATTTACCAAGAGTGGGACAAGTTAAATATAAAAAGCCAAAATTGTACTGCTGCTGCGATACAAGCTGTAAATAAAGGAAATCTATATGAAATTGCAAAAAGTATAGGAAATGATTTGGAAATTGTAACTTCTTCAAAATTTAAGGTTGTGCAAAAAATAAAATCTGAGTTGCTTAAAAAAGGAGCATTAGGTTGTGCTATGACAGGAAGTGGACCTACTGTCTACGGGATTTTTGATGACCCAAAAAAGCTTGAAAAAGCTTATGTAGATTTGAAAGAAAACTACGGTTTTGTAGCGTTTGCAAAAACTATAGGTAAGGGGTTAGAATTCTATGACTAA
- a CDS encoding DUF3794 and LysM peptidoglycan-binding domain-containing protein, giving the protein MPQVYKDMLEFDLAAGTYDAQILVESDIIVPENEPDVLALLTVNPRTYIEGVFVTDGKVHFEGKLALDILYISEKNGELERIEKHIDYSHVIEEEEIDRRSRSVVLANVENIDYKVINSRKINIKAVVRIQCRLFVSEKKEIVVGAEDSVKIQSLKKNVKLMHTVGQNSAEVFLKGKVKVPEGESPIEKVIKTDNVIKPEEIKITDNKVVVQGNVDCNILYKSKEGQFGNLECDLNYANFIDIPGALSYMSAKTQEEILDINTTVVEDEKGESTILDVELTMRIKAFVTETEEREIPVDAYGTKVYIQPIKERFKAVESLQPFKSQFVVKTNIELPSPLKRFVDVVVIPVVSDYSMDVDKLVIEGILDYTILYVSEEGNIKAYRDEYPFRTFVEAEKVQGVVLLDIKVSHVSYEIMAMKEIELKFVIDSLADIFVEKEFEAIIDLKEIDAPREKENNHSIIVYMVQRDETLWDIAKRYRVNVEDLISANELKEDKVFEGMKLIVPSGDE; this is encoded by the coding sequence ATGCCACAAGTTTATAAAGATATGTTGGAATTTGACTTGGCGGCTGGAACTTATGATGCCCAAATTCTTGTGGAGAGTGACATCATTGTTCCTGAGAATGAACCGGACGTGCTGGCACTTTTAACAGTGAACCCTCGGACTTATATCGAAGGAGTTTTTGTAACGGATGGCAAAGTACATTTTGAGGGTAAATTGGCATTAGATATTTTGTATATTAGTGAAAAAAATGGAGAATTAGAAAGGATTGAAAAACACATCGATTATTCTCATGTTATTGAGGAGGAAGAGATTGACAGACGAAGCAGAAGTGTTGTTTTAGCTAACGTAGAGAATATTGACTACAAAGTGATAAACAGCAGAAAGATAAACATAAAGGCTGTTGTAAGAATTCAATGTAGGTTGTTTGTATCCGAGAAGAAAGAAATTGTTGTAGGTGCAGAAGATTCTGTTAAAATTCAATCTCTCAAAAAGAATGTCAAATTAATGCATACTGTAGGACAAAATAGCGCTGAAGTTTTTTTGAAGGGCAAAGTAAAAGTACCAGAGGGAGAATCACCTATAGAAAAAGTAATAAAAACAGATAATGTGATAAAGCCAGAGGAAATAAAAATTACAGATAACAAAGTGGTAGTACAAGGCAATGTCGATTGCAACATCCTATACAAATCAAAAGAGGGGCAGTTTGGCAATTTAGAATGTGATTTGAATTATGCTAATTTTATTGACATACCAGGTGCATTAAGTTACATGTCTGCAAAGACTCAAGAGGAAATTTTAGATATAAACACAACTGTTGTGGAAGATGAAAAGGGTGAAAGCACGATTTTGGATGTTGAGTTGACAATGAGAATTAAAGCATTTGTGACGGAGACAGAAGAAAGAGAAATTCCTGTTGATGCCTATGGGACAAAAGTGTATATTCAACCAATAAAAGAAAGATTTAAAGCTGTTGAAAGCTTGCAGCCTTTTAAATCTCAATTTGTCGTTAAAACTAATATAGAATTGCCTTCCCCTTTGAAAAGATTTGTGGATGTTGTAGTTATACCTGTGGTTTCAGATTACAGCATGGATGTAGATAAATTGGTGATAGAAGGCATATTAGATTATACTATTTTGTATGTTTCAGAAGAGGGGAATATAAAGGCTTATAGAGATGAATATCCTTTTAGAACTTTTGTAGAAGCAGAAAAAGTGCAAGGTGTAGTACTGCTTGACATAAAAGTTTCTCATGTATCTTATGAAATAATGGCTATGAAAGAGATAGAGCTGAAATTTGTGATAGATAGCCTTGCAGACATTTTTGTGGAAAAAGAGTTTGAAGCTATAATAGACCTAAAAGAAATTGATGCTCCCAGAGAAAAAGAAAATAACCACAGTATTATCGTTTATATGGTTCAAAGAGACGAGACTTTATGGGATATAGCGAAAAGATATAGAGTAAACGTAGAGGACTTAATTTCTGCAAACGAATTAAAAGAGGATAAGGTATTTGAAGGTATGAAACTTATAGTGCCTAGTGGAGATGAATGA